The Enterobacter asburiae genome window below encodes:
- a CDS encoding DUF3300 domain-containing protein: MKLPFKPHLLVLLCSAGLFAASGVMFVKGRATEPAAPAPVAQQPAAPAAPAAAQPAPVVAPAYTAAQIDQWVAPIALYPDALLSQILMASTYPANVIQAAQWSKDNPKMEGDAAIQAVASQPWDPSVKSLVAFPQLMSLMGENPPWVQNLGDAFLAQPKDVMDSVQRLRALAQKTGALQSTPQQTVTTVTKPAPAKTSTAEATTTTTSAPAPTVIKIESADPQVVYVPTYNPNTVYGTWPNAAYPPTYLPPTPGEQFGNSFVNGLGFSLGVATTYAIFSSIDWDDDDDWDHHHGDWDNHGGYNRNGDNNININVENFNKISGQRLTDANRNWQHNPAYREGVPYPTNQLNTRFHATNTATGLSSTQQKPVNRDTQRQAALSQMEKSTGKTFPQTARTGTKDVQRQASGEQLKQISQRNNYRGYDTKPQTAKRSTTQQRENRQTTAQRQEKRVAQPAQQRSLQQRSSQPRANALSGNDSRSANWQAQQQRGAQSRQLAARQQQPRQASGGRAERREIRHR, from the coding sequence ATGAAGTTGCCCTTTAAGCCACATCTGCTCGTCCTTTTGTGCAGTGCCGGGCTGTTTGCCGCCTCGGGCGTCATGTTTGTCAAAGGCCGCGCCACGGAGCCCGCAGCGCCGGCCCCCGTCGCACAACAACCGGCTGCACCGGCAGCGCCTGCCGCAGCCCAGCCCGCCCCTGTTGTCGCGCCAGCCTACACTGCCGCGCAAATCGATCAATGGGTTGCTCCCATCGCGCTCTACCCGGATGCCCTGCTGTCGCAAATTTTAATGGCGTCGACCTATCCGGCCAACGTGATCCAGGCGGCGCAGTGGTCCAAAGACAACCCTAAAATGGAAGGGGACGCCGCGATTCAGGCCGTTGCCAGCCAGCCCTGGGATCCAAGCGTAAAATCGCTGGTCGCATTTCCTCAGCTTATGTCCCTGATGGGTGAAAACCCGCCGTGGGTACAAAATCTGGGTGATGCGTTTCTCGCGCAGCCGAAGGACGTGATGGATTCCGTTCAGCGCCTGCGCGCGCTGGCGCAGAAGACAGGCGCTTTACAATCCACTCCCCAGCAGACGGTCACCACCGTGACAAAACCGGCGCCAGCGAAAACCAGCACCGCTGAGGCAACGACAACCACGACGTCCGCGCCCGCCCCAACGGTAATCAAAATTGAATCTGCCGATCCGCAGGTTGTTTACGTCCCCACCTATAACCCCAATACGGTTTACGGGACCTGGCCAAACGCCGCCTATCCGCCCACCTATCTCCCGCCTACACCCGGGGAGCAGTTTGGCAACAGCTTCGTAAACGGTTTAGGCTTCAGCCTGGGCGTCGCCACAACCTATGCCATCTTCAGCAGCATCGACTGGGATGATGACGATGACTGGGATCATCACCATGGCGACTGGGATAATCACGGCGGCTATAACCGCAACGGTGATAACAATATCAATATCAACGTTGAGAACTTCAATAAAATCAGCGGACAGCGTCTGACGGACGCCAACCGCAACTGGCAGCACAACCCGGCCTATCGGGAAGGCGTGCCCTACCCGACTAACCAGCTCAACACTCGCTTCCACGCCACCAACACGGCAACAGGGCTCAGCTCAACGCAGCAAAAACCGGTTAACCGCGATACCCAGCGTCAGGCCGCGCTGAGCCAGATGGAGAAGTCCACGGGTAAAACCTTCCCCCAAACGGCGCGCACCGGAACGAAAGACGTGCAGCGTCAGGCCTCAGGCGAACAGCTGAAGCAGATTTCGCAGCGCAACAACTACCGTGGCTACGACACTAAACCGCAGACGGCGAAGCGGAGCACCACGCAGCAGCGAGAAAACCGCCAGACCACCGCGCAGAGACAAGAGAAGCGGGTTGCACAGCCCGCGCAGCAACGCTCTCTCCAGCAGCGAAGCAGCCAGCCCCGGGCCAATGCACTGAGCGGTAACGACAGCCGCTCGGCGAACTGGCAGGCGCAGCAGCAGCGCGGTGCGCAAAGCAGACAGCTCGCTGCGCGCCAGCAGCAGCCGCGTCAGGCGTCTGGTGGACGTGCTGAACGCCGTGAAATTCGACATCGCTAA
- a CDS encoding DUF2950 family protein, with protein sequence MKRKLLSGMVLFMLSASVMAQQSFSTPDRATDALTKAISEQNESAMTNLLGDNWRDFLPPEGVDPDAVDRFLRDWNVRHTTVVEGDTAHLVVGDSGWQLPIPVIKTSAGWQFDIKEGAEEILTREIGRNELAAIEALHAYVDAQQSYFAMNQKYAQKIVSSKGKKDGLYWPASPGEAPSPLGPAFSPKEPGTGYHGYRFRILPDNDGFAMVAWPVSYGQTGVMSFVINQEDKVYQSDLGSDSEQKARALAAYSPDKTWQPVAP encoded by the coding sequence ATGAAACGTAAACTACTCAGCGGAATGGTGTTATTCATGCTTTCGGCCTCGGTGATGGCGCAGCAGTCTTTTAGCACGCCCGATCGGGCAACCGATGCGCTGACCAAAGCCATCAGTGAGCAAAATGAGAGCGCGATGACCAACCTGCTTGGTGACAACTGGCGCGATTTTCTGCCCCCTGAGGGCGTTGATCCGGATGCTGTCGATCGCTTCCTGCGCGACTGGAACGTCCGTCATACCACGGTTGTCGAAGGGGATACGGCGCATCTGGTTGTCGGAGACAGCGGCTGGCAGCTTCCCATCCCGGTGATCAAAACCTCTGCAGGCTGGCAGTTCGACATCAAAGAAGGGGCAGAAGAGATCCTGACCCGCGAAATCGGGCGGAACGAGCTCGCCGCCATTGAAGCCTTACATGCCTATGTTGATGCGCAGCAAAGCTATTTTGCGATGAACCAGAAATACGCGCAGAAGATTGTCAGCTCGAAAGGCAAAAAAGACGGTTTGTACTGGCCAGCCTCGCCCGGCGAAGCGCCCAGCCCGCTCGGCCCGGCATTTAGCCCGAAAGAGCCTGGTACCGGCTATCACGGCTATCGCTTCCGCATCCTGCCGGATAATGACGGTTTCGCGATGGTCGCCTGGCCGGTCAGCTACGGTCAGACGGGCGTCATGAGCTTTGTGATAAACCAGGAGGATAAGGTGTATCAGTCCGATCTCGGCAGCGATTCAGAGCAGAAAGCTCGGGCGCTAGCCGCCTATAGCCCTGATAAAACCTGGCAGCCCGTGGCCCCCTAA